Genomic segment of Bacteroidota bacterium:
CTTTAATTATATACATGCCTGCCGGCAACGAACGAATATCAATTTCGGAAGTTGAACTGAGCAATTCATTTTTTAGCACAAGCTCACCAACAATATTGAATATTGATAACGTTAAATTTTGTTTGTGAACACATTCAACAGAAATGTAGTCCGTTGCCGGATTAGGGAAAATGCTTATTTCTGATGGGTTGGAAGATTTAAGAGTTTCTACTCCCAACCCGCCAGTTGTCGTACTATAAATATAACCGGAAGGCCAAAAGTGTCCGGCATTCCTTCCCAAAACCCAGCCATTTGAAGGGTCGGAAAATGAAAATTGCGCTACTAATTTACCCGGGATTGAATCAAGAAATGACCACGTTGAACCGTTATAACCATTTATTTCATAATATCCATCGGAAGCCCAACCCAAATGATTATTAAACATATAGATTGCATTGACACCGTATGTATTATGCCCTGGACTTATATACTCTGTATGCCAGCCGTTGCCATCATATTTGAAAATAATGCTCTGGTAGGTAGTAATATCAAGACCGCCGGCCCAACCATGGTTTTGGTCTGAAAAACAAATAGCGTACAAATATACATTCGGGAGTGCCGTATCAATAATCCATTGACCGGATGAAAATTTGAAGATATATGATGTGTCTCTGGCTGGTTGATAAAAAGTCGTAATACCGGTTATCCATGCAGTATTCTGGTCACTGGCAGAAATTGAAGTATAGTAAAGGTTGGGAATATATGCCGGCAAAGAAATCGTATGCATTGACCAGATTCCATTTTGATATTGATAAGTTGTATCAGGACTCAATAGCCAGCCATTATCTGTATCGAAGAAATCACAGTATAAAATCCAATGCCTGCCCGAATATTTTTTTGTCCATACTGAACCATTATACCAGTACAGACTGTCTTGTAACCCAAAAACCCACCCATCATTGGGGGAAGTGAAAGCACAAGTTTGAGCCATGAAGGCGGAGTCTTGTATTACAGTTGTCCAGTTTGTTCCGTCCCAATGTCTGAAGGTGCTTGCAAACGACCAGCCATCATTAGGTTGCACAAGCCATACAGCAGCGAATACTCCTGAATCAATGGCAGTCCACTGTGCGAATGAAACTTTGGAAACAATCAAAAACAAAATCAGGATAATTGTCTTTTTCATGAGTTTCGGGTATTACATGTAGTTTGCTTAAAAATCTTCCGGACACCTTCAATTCTGGGTCTGTTGCTCCGATTCCAGCTTCACATTTCAACATATTCCAACCCCAAATATAAGATAATATCAAACCCATTCCAATTGATTCTGTTATTATTTAACATTGGGGCAATGGCGAAACTATTAATTGCTACCTTATTGCAACTAATACCGCATCAATTTGCATTTTACACACGAAATTTCACAATCCCCGTCGGCACAATGGGAAGTCACTTCGGTACTTTGGGAACTTGCTTCGGTACTTTGGGAACTTGCTTCGGTACTTTGGGAACCGGCATCGGTATCGGGTAAATTGACTAATTGACTCCCGACTCACGACTCACGACTCACGACTCCCAACTCACGACTCACGACTCCCAACTCCCAACTCACGACTCTCGACTCCCGACTTACGACT
This window contains:
- a CDS encoding T9SS type A sorting domain-containing protein, translated to MKKTIILILFLIVSKVSFAQWTAIDSGVFAAVWLVQPNDGWSFASTFRHWDGTNWTTVIQDSAFMAQTCAFTSPNDGWVFGLQDSLYWYNGSVWTKKYSGRHWILYCDFFDTDNGWLLSPDTTYQYQNGIWSMHTISLPAYIPNLYYTSISASDQNTAWITGITTFYQPARDTSYIFKFSSGQWIIDTALPNVYLYAICFSDQNHGWAGGLDITTYQSIIFKYDGNGWHTEYISPGHNTYGVNAIYMFNNHLGWASDGYYEINGYNGSTWSFLDSIPGKLVAQFSFSDPSNGWVLGRNAGHFWPSGYIYSTTTGGLGVETLKSSNPSEISIFPNPATDYISVECVHKQNLTLSIFNIVGELVLKNELLSSTSEIDIRSLPAGMYIIKASAATWTAQKKIIKE